A genomic window from Brevibacillus agri includes:
- the opp1B gene encoding nickel/cobalt ABC transporter permease, with translation MGSYVLKRLLISIPLLLMVSFCTFSLIQFSPLDPAEVVLQAQGVPTITEELIAQTRAELGMDQPFVVRYLDWLVDCLQLDFGNSFVTGKSVWSLLGPAFVNTVKLTLVSVVAILVLSVALGVLCALQAGKLIDQSVRGVSFFLAAMPSYWLAALLVWYFAVKLDLLPTSGMDSYKSYILPVAVIMIGYAGIYFRMVRSAVLGNMNEDYVRYSRACGLPEKTILLHVVRNSLQVTTSVFCMAIPIILGGTVVVENIFAWPGLGTLSVKAIVSRDFPVIQAYVLVLAVAFILFNAVSDVIQAVLNPKLREDG, from the coding sequence ATGGGCAGCTATGTGTTGAAAAGGTTGCTGATCTCGATTCCTTTGCTGCTGATGGTTTCGTTTTGCACCTTTAGCCTGATCCAGTTCTCTCCGCTCGACCCTGCGGAGGTGGTCCTGCAAGCGCAGGGCGTGCCGACGATCACCGAGGAGCTGATCGCGCAGACGAGGGCGGAGCTTGGGATGGATCAACCGTTTGTCGTCCGCTACCTCGACTGGCTCGTCGACTGCCTGCAGCTTGACTTCGGCAATTCGTTTGTCACCGGAAAATCGGTATGGTCGTTGCTTGGCCCGGCTTTTGTCAACACGGTCAAGCTGACATTGGTTTCGGTCGTCGCGATTCTCGTGCTGTCTGTCGCGTTGGGCGTGCTGTGCGCCCTGCAGGCAGGCAAGCTGATCGATCAATCCGTCAGGGGCGTTTCGTTCTTTTTGGCCGCAATGCCATCCTACTGGCTGGCGGCTCTGTTGGTCTGGTATTTTGCCGTCAAGCTCGATTTGCTGCCGACGAGCGGCATGGATTCGTACAAAAGCTACATTTTGCCTGTTGCAGTCATCATGATTGGCTATGCGGGCATTTATTTCCGCATGGTCAGAAGCGCAGTGCTCGGCAACATGAACGAAGACTACGTCCGCTATAGCCGGGCCTGCGGTTTGCCGGAAAAAACGATCCTGCTACACGTTGTCCGCAATTCGCTGCAGGTGACGACCTCTGTGTTTTGCATGGCGATTCCGATTATTTTGGGGGGGACCGTCGTGGTGGAAAACATCTTTGCCTGGCCAGGGCTGGGAACGCTGAGCGTGAAGGCGATCGTCAGCCGGGATTTTCCGGTCATTCAGGCGTATGTGCTCGTTTTGGCTGTCGCTTTTATTTTGTTCAATGCCGTTTCGGACGTGATTCAGGCGGTACTGAACCCGAAGCTGAGGGAAGATGGATAA
- the cntA gene encoding staphylopine-dependent metal ABC transporter substrate-binding lipoprotein codes for MNRAKASWLWGAVLSLVLLAGCGSENAAQTTEPDQNQKPAELVMATSKDIKDMNPHLYTGAMYAQGMVYESLVENTEEGIKPLLAESWEISKDGKVYTFHLRKNVKFHDGEPFNAEAVKKNIEAVQSNASKHSWIKLSTKIKSCNVLDEHTVELVLSEPYYPTLVELSMTRPYVFVSPKSFIDGETKNGIIGYNGTGPYKLTEHKEEQFAVFEANEQYWGGAPKIKKITAKVLPAGETTYLALQKGEVNFVFTDDRGANSLDVEAMNQLEQSGKYQIVRSQPMNTSFLAVNSSKAGSPVQDRAVREAIWHAVDRETISKQILGGTEPPAHTLFSSNVNYANVELTKREYDPEKAKQLLEQAGWVQEQENAVRKKNGAPLSMKLYYDVNSSAQKTQAEWMQDQLAKIGLQLELVGEESSSIANRRASGDYDLLFNQTWGLAYDPQSTIAAFTSKSSYYHTTSGIARADELYKKIEDVMVSTDEQARKSLYADILTIVHEEAVFVPLTNGSVTIVAPKDLQGISFKQTQYELPFERMNFAGK; via the coding sequence ATGAATCGAGCAAAAGCTTCTTGGCTGTGGGGCGCAGTTCTCTCGCTTGTTTTGTTGGCTGGATGCGGCAGCGAGAACGCGGCGCAGACCACTGAGCCGGATCAAAATCAAAAGCCGGCAGAGCTGGTAATGGCTACTTCCAAAGATATTAAAGACATGAACCCGCATTTGTACACAGGGGCGATGTATGCGCAAGGCATGGTCTATGAATCGCTGGTGGAAAATACCGAAGAGGGCATCAAGCCGCTTTTGGCGGAATCATGGGAGATTTCCAAAGACGGCAAGGTCTACACGTTCCATCTCCGAAAAAATGTGAAGTTCCATGACGGGGAGCCATTCAATGCAGAGGCCGTGAAGAAAAACATCGAAGCGGTGCAAAGCAATGCGAGCAAGCATTCCTGGATCAAGCTCTCGACGAAGATCAAGAGCTGCAACGTGCTGGACGAGCATACGGTGGAGCTGGTGTTGTCCGAGCCGTACTACCCGACTCTGGTGGAGCTGTCGATGACAAGGCCGTACGTGTTCGTCTCGCCCAAAAGCTTCATTGACGGCGAAACGAAAAATGGCATCATCGGCTACAACGGCACAGGGCCGTACAAGCTGACAGAGCATAAAGAGGAGCAGTTTGCCGTCTTTGAAGCGAATGAACAATACTGGGGCGGGGCACCGAAGATCAAGAAAATCACCGCGAAAGTACTGCCTGCGGGAGAGACGACCTATTTGGCGCTGCAAAAAGGCGAGGTCAATTTCGTGTTTACCGATGACCGGGGGGCCAACAGTCTGGATGTAGAAGCGATGAACCAGCTTGAACAATCCGGCAAGTACCAGATTGTTCGCAGTCAGCCGATGAATACGAGCTTTTTGGCCGTCAACAGCAGCAAGGCAGGAAGTCCTGTGCAAGACCGGGCCGTCCGTGAAGCAATTTGGCACGCGGTCGACCGGGAGACGATCAGCAAGCAAATTTTGGGCGGCACAGAGCCTCCTGCCCACACCTTGTTTTCTTCCAACGTCAACTACGCGAATGTCGAACTGACAAAGCGCGAGTACGATCCGGAAAAAGCGAAGCAGCTTCTGGAACAGGCCGGCTGGGTACAGGAGCAGGAGAACGCCGTCCGGAAGAAAAACGGCGCGCCGCTTTCCATGAAGCTCTATTACGACGTCAATTCCTCCGCCCAAAAAACGCAGGCGGAATGGATGCAGGATCAACTCGCCAAGATCGGGCTTCAGCTTGAGTTGGTCGGCGAGGAGTCCTCCTCGATTGCCAACAGAAGGGCGAGTGGAGACTACGACTTGCTGTTCAACCAGACGTGGGGACTTGCCTACGATCCGCAGAGCACGATTGCGGCCTTCACCTCCAAGTCGTCCTATTACCATACGACCAGCGGAATTGCGCGGGCCGATGAGCTGTACAAAAAAATCGAAGACGTGATGGTATCGACAGACGAGCAGGCGCGCAAGTCGCTGTACGCGGACATTTTGACGATTGTTCACGAGGAAGCAGTCTTTGTACCGCTGACCAATGGCAGCGTGACGATTGTGGCTCCCAAAGACCTGCAAGGCATTTCCTTCAAGCAGACGCAGTACGAGCTGCCGTTTGAACGGATGAATTTTGCAGGGAAGTGA
- a CDS encoding opine metallophore biosynthesis dehydrogenase has protein sequence MSVFQKVLLLGTGPAAVQLAVLLKKQGDSQVGIVGRESVRSAPFFSAVKQSNQRLSVHIQNEKHHRLAGECVLDHVFCGYETVAGEWDTLILAVTADAYIEVLKQLGPQIVRKASRVVLVSPTFGSASLIRQFFTELQAEAEVISFSTYLGDTRWLEGSPSHQVITTGVKKKVFIGSTHTPSAAVQAIGELYEQVGIELVAMDTPIEAETRNISLYVHPPLFMNEFSLRVVFGEEKVKKYVYKMFPEGPITQEVISDMLGQWKEITGVVEKLGLKAVNLLQFMTDDNYPVRPESLSRHEIEHFPYFEPIRQSYLLYIRYTSLLVDPFSEPDEDGKYFDFSAVPIRTMFVNKAGEWDIPRMPKEDYYRVKIIRGIAAHLGADCPKMDKFIATYERKLEEAASRLAGAALSDAFRVQSFENDVQMICRELGKARDYAVNRHNQ, from the coding sequence ATGAGCGTTTTTCAAAAGGTGTTGCTGCTGGGAACGGGGCCGGCTGCCGTTCAACTGGCGGTTTTGCTGAAAAAGCAAGGGGACAGTCAGGTAGGCATTGTCGGGCGGGAATCCGTTCGCTCCGCGCCTTTCTTTTCGGCAGTCAAGCAAAGCAACCAGCGCCTGTCTGTACATATCCAGAATGAAAAGCATCACAGGCTGGCAGGCGAATGCGTTCTCGACCACGTTTTTTGCGGATATGAAACGGTGGCGGGCGAGTGGGATACGCTGATTTTGGCGGTCACGGCAGACGCGTACATAGAAGTGCTGAAGCAACTGGGGCCACAAATCGTGCGGAAGGCCAGCCGCGTCGTACTCGTTTCCCCGACGTTTGGCTCCGCCAGCTTGATCCGTCAATTTTTTACCGAGCTGCAAGCCGAGGCGGAAGTCATCAGTTTTTCGACGTATTTGGGAGACACGCGCTGGCTGGAGGGCAGCCCGTCTCATCAGGTCATCACGACAGGCGTGAAGAAAAAAGTATTCATCGGCTCCACGCATACGCCGTCTGCCGCTGTCCAAGCGATCGGCGAGCTATACGAGCAAGTAGGCATCGAGCTTGTAGCCATGGATACGCCCATCGAGGCCGAGACACGAAACATATCGTTGTACGTGCACCCGCCGTTGTTTATGAACGAGTTTTCGCTGCGCGTCGTTTTTGGCGAGGAAAAGGTCAAAAAATACGTGTACAAAATGTTCCCGGAAGGCCCGATCACGCAAGAAGTCATCTCCGACATGCTCGGGCAGTGGAAGGAGATCACGGGCGTGGTGGAAAAGCTGGGGCTGAAAGCAGTCAACCTGCTGCAGTTCATGACAGACGACAACTATCCGGTGCGTCCGGAAAGCCTGTCGCGGCACGAGATTGAGCACTTCCCGTATTTCGAGCCGATCCGTCAGTCGTACCTGCTTTACATCCGCTACACTTCCTTGCTGGTCGATCCTTTTTCCGAGCCGGACGAGGACGGCAAATACTTCGACTTTTCCGCGGTCCCGATTCGCACCATGTTCGTCAACAAGGCAGGCGAGTGGGATATTCCGCGCATGCCCAAGGAGGATTACTACAGAGTCAAAATCATCCGCGGAATTGCGGCGCATCTCGGTGCGGATTGCCCGAAAATGGACAAGTTCATCGCCACGTATGAGCGCAAGCTGGAGGAAGCGGCTTCGCGGCTGGCCGGGGCAGCGCTATCGGACGCGTTTCGCGTGCAAAGCTTTGAAAACGACGTGCAGATGATTTGCCGCGAGCTGGGCAAAGCACGCGACTATGCGGTAAATCGACACAATCAGTAG
- a CDS encoding ribosomal RNA methyltransferase FmrO domain protein gives MKKPEQFQECINDFLGKFSGLAKCYDGTTQHSYELAAVIDEYSAFVTAEGNKEAWAWMAQHPTAEFQELVENVRQAASRCVAIMEKYRALKLLSGQEEGADYFKNIESCIEQEFGSFQVSADSKVLLVGSGSYPMTPLLIAKRTGAMVVGIDSDGEAIELGQKVVEALGSGLPIQLEQKFVEHLPVTREATHIIFSSTVSNKYELLDQLYSLTNDQVVVVMRYGDHLKSLFNYPMQEVDSRKWRLVETVLRPEHVFDIALYKKAEVAS, from the coding sequence ATGAAAAAACCAGAACAGTTTCAGGAGTGTATCAACGATTTTCTGGGCAAATTTTCCGGATTGGCGAAGTGCTACGACGGTACGACTCAGCACAGCTACGAGCTTGCCGCCGTCATTGATGAATATTCGGCTTTTGTGACAGCAGAAGGCAACAAGGAAGCGTGGGCGTGGATGGCGCAGCATCCAACCGCTGAATTTCAGGAGCTGGTGGAGAATGTTCGGCAGGCAGCCTCTCGCTGCGTGGCGATCATGGAAAAGTACCGGGCGCTGAAGCTGTTGAGCGGGCAAGAGGAAGGAGCCGATTACTTCAAAAATATCGAGTCGTGCATCGAGCAGGAATTTGGGAGCTTTCAGGTGAGTGCAGACTCCAAAGTGCTTTTGGTCGGCTCCGGCTCGTATCCAATGACGCCGCTATTGATTGCCAAGCGGACAGGGGCGATGGTGGTGGGCATCGACAGCGACGGAGAAGCGATCGAGCTGGGGCAAAAGGTGGTGGAAGCGCTGGGCAGCGGGCTGCCGATTCAGCTTGAGCAGAAGTTCGTCGAGCATCTCCCCGTCACGCGGGAGGCGACGCACATTATTTTCAGCTCGACGGTTTCCAACAAATACGAGCTGCTGGATCAGCTCTACTCGCTGACGAACGACCAGGTGGTGGTAGTCATGCGCTATGGCGATCACTTGAAGTCGCTGTTCAACTACCCGATGCAGGAGGTCGACAGCCGCAAGTGGAGGCTGGTGGAAACCGTCTTGCGTCCCGAGCATGTTTTTGACATCGCCTTGTACAAAAAAGCGGAAGTAGCAAGCTAG
- a CDS encoding diaminopimelate epimerase, producing the protein MRREVDFIKFNPTQNMTILVKTKHPAEEYQRIASRMMSYDSVHAEQVGFIEQPDQRGASAHLQMAGGEFCGNACMALASWIARENGLGQDEWTEISLGASGAEQLVHCRVNRIADEYYCQVAMPVPHKLEQRAIAHEGREWSLGLVQYRDFLHVVIEVERAHEELRRSAASLAKRLGAESASSMIGILLYKPETHELAPLIYVPQLDSMIWERGCGSGTASVGAYLAWKQQKDAAAEIRQPGGSIHVAASWQGEEIKSLQIGGSVGIVAQGKAYLEI; encoded by the coding sequence ATGAGGAGAGAAGTCGATTTTATCAAATTCAATCCCACGCAAAACATGACGATTCTGGTGAAGACAAAGCATCCGGCGGAGGAGTACCAGCGCATTGCTTCCAGGATGATGTCCTACGACAGCGTGCACGCGGAGCAGGTAGGGTTTATCGAACAACCGGACCAGCGCGGAGCCAGTGCCCATCTGCAAATGGCGGGAGGTGAGTTTTGCGGCAACGCGTGCATGGCGCTCGCCTCCTGGATCGCCCGGGAAAACGGGCTTGGGCAGGATGAGTGGACGGAGATTTCGCTCGGGGCCTCGGGAGCGGAGCAGCTTGTGCATTGCCGGGTCAACCGGATCGCGGACGAATATTATTGTCAGGTAGCCATGCCTGTGCCGCATAAGCTGGAGCAGCGGGCGATTGCGCATGAAGGCCGCGAGTGGAGTCTGGGGCTTGTCCAATATCGGGACTTCCTGCATGTCGTGATCGAAGTGGAGCGTGCGCACGAGGAATTGCGCAGGAGTGCGGCTTCGCTGGCAAAGCGGCTCGGAGCAGAGTCAGCGTCCAGCATGATCGGCATTTTGCTGTACAAACCGGAAACGCACGAGCTGGCACCGCTCATTTACGTTCCACAGTTGGACAGCATGATTTGGGAGCGGGGCTGCGGCTCGGGGACGGCTTCCGTGGGCGCCTATTTGGCCTGGAAGCAGCAAAAGGATGCGGCGGCGGAGATCAGACAGCCAGGGGGAAGCATTCACGTGGCTGCTTCCTGGCAGGGAGAAGAAATCAAAAGCCTGCAAATCGGCGGGTCTGTCGGCATCGTTGCGCAGGGCAAAGCTTATCTGGAGATATGA
- a CDS encoding TrmB family transcriptional regulator has translation MIDELRKIGLSDLEARCYLVLHEDPKISGYEVAKKVSVSRTNVYAALRSLTEKGICRVIESEPVLYDAVPIEQLVRLLKSEFEQTTRVLQEQLSAVPKTAPSFYNWQGDKAIETVIRRLVANADKSIVVDIWSEDVHWVEEPLLEAEKRGVAVTLISIGECATSLKNVLIHKRSEEWSAVRARKFSLLCDAHSALLGSFGKGLKPTVLETDHPSLIELLQNTFYHDLIMEQIERDFGKELGEKYGKDYEAIIHPYKEYL, from the coding sequence TTGATAGACGAGCTTCGAAAAATCGGCTTGTCCGATCTGGAAGCGAGATGCTACCTGGTGCTTCACGAGGACCCGAAAATATCCGGTTATGAGGTCGCCAAAAAAGTGTCCGTATCCCGCACGAATGTGTATGCGGCCCTGCGTTCTTTGACGGAAAAGGGCATATGCCGGGTCATCGAAAGCGAGCCCGTCCTTTATGACGCGGTCCCGATTGAACAGCTTGTGCGTTTGCTGAAATCCGAGTTTGAACAGACAACGCGGGTGCTGCAGGAGCAATTAAGCGCAGTGCCGAAGACGGCCCCCTCCTTTTACAACTGGCAAGGCGACAAAGCGATTGAAACGGTCATCCGGCGGCTGGTCGCGAATGCGGACAAGAGCATCGTGGTAGATATTTGGTCGGAAGACGTGCACTGGGTGGAAGAGCCTCTCTTGGAAGCGGAGAAGCGCGGTGTCGCGGTGACGCTGATTTCGATCGGAGAATGCGCGACGAGCTTGAAAAATGTGCTGATCCACAAACGAAGCGAAGAGTGGAGCGCGGTGCGCGCGCGCAAGTTTTCCCTTTTGTGCGACGCCCATTCCGCGTTGCTCGGCAGCTTTGGCAAAGGGCTCAAACCTACCGTGCTGGAAACAGATCATCCCTCACTTATCGAGCTGTTGCAAAATACGTTCTACCACGATCTCATCATGGAGCAAATTGAGCGGGATTTCGGCAAGGAGCTGGGCGAAAAGTACGGGAAAGATTATGAAGCCATTATTCATCCGTATAAGGAATACTTGTGA
- a CDS encoding GNAT family N-acetyltransferase encodes MVAAVDYTNKNGWDYQAVFQTLNQRPDISPVDLAEVIAVSYRNHSLQNQEDEDLQQSVIRLSKVEEVVKEVDLFSKKLVDLLPQPQTFSQLADARNRAENYADEADMVDLADFSAYIGQTIRNDEGAEKIARAVEQAVVSNMKSPEHPKGKGISIYFPAEDKARFQEKADIYQQIDFSPYIQTAHLPVFPGIDEICSHGRQRQNKRMTRRISMKMMDRTERLQEEHLAILRTWFQDAEVQKRMEGMEPLEEWYGYVKENDSYFVWIAFLGEQPVGVAMVEIEEEHAGSIGLIVNPSLRHRGYGKALLREAMQRQELSGVQKWIAGIEADNVACLRCFEAAGFAKEEPVPDEDGFFLLVRQ; translated from the coding sequence ATGGTGGCGGCCGTCGATTATACCAACAAAAACGGATGGGATTACCAGGCGGTCTTTCAAACCTTGAACCAGCGTCCCGACATCAGTCCCGTCGATTTGGCAGAGGTGATTGCCGTGAGCTACCGCAACCATTCGCTGCAAAATCAGGAGGACGAGGATTTGCAGCAATCCGTAATCCGCCTCTCCAAAGTGGAGGAAGTGGTAAAAGAGGTAGACCTGTTCAGCAAAAAGCTGGTGGATCTCCTGCCGCAGCCGCAGACGTTCTCCCAGCTCGCGGATGCGAGGAACCGGGCCGAAAACTATGCGGACGAGGCAGACATGGTCGATCTTGCCGATTTCAGTGCGTATATTGGACAAACCATCCGCAACGATGAAGGCGCCGAGAAAATTGCCCGCGCCGTCGAGCAGGCAGTGGTGAGCAACATGAAATCGCCCGAGCATCCAAAAGGAAAGGGGATTTCCATTTACTTTCCCGCAGAGGACAAAGCTCGGTTTCAGGAGAAAGCGGACATCTATCAACAAATTGACTTTTCTCCCTATATACAAACAGCTCATCTCCCTGTATTCCCGGGAATTGATGAAATATGCAGCCACGGGCGGCAGCGTCAAAACAAACGAATGACAAGGAGGATTTCGATGAAGATGATGGATCGGACGGAACGATTGCAGGAGGAGCACCTTGCCATCTTGCGGACGTGGTTTCAGGATGCGGAAGTTCAGAAGAGGATGGAAGGGATGGAGCCGCTTGAGGAGTGGTACGGGTATGTGAAGGAGAACGACTCGTATTTCGTCTGGATTGCCTTTTTGGGGGAACAGCCTGTCGGAGTAGCCATGGTGGAGATCGAGGAGGAGCATGCGGGAAGCATCGGCTTGATTGTCAACCCTTCCCTGCGCCATCGCGGGTACGGAAAGGCATTGCTGCGGGAAGCGATGCAGCGCCAGGAGCTGTCTGGTGTCCAAAAGTGGATCGCAGGAATTGAAGCGGATAACGTTGCATGCCTGCGGTGCTTCGAGGCGGCCGGGTTTGCAAAGGAAGAGCCAGTGCCGGATGAAGATGGCTTTTTCCTGCTGGTTCGCCAATGA
- a CDS encoding sensor histidine kinase translates to MLYINQLKDEFLARTSHELRTPLNGIIGLSESILDGIGNPVSGTTRKNLLMILAVAKRLSNRINDLLDYSKVKNRKIELHAKAVDVSRLVEEVVAVCQSLVDKKVEIRNRIQEPLWVTGDEARIEQILYNLVGNASKFTSRGYVEIAARRAGQAVKISVKDTGKGVPPDRIDAIFQPYEQAASPEQEGIAGTGLGLHITKYLVELHGGTIEAESQLETGSIFSFTLPSAATEADVSNGFE, encoded by the coding sequence TTGCTGTATATCAATCAACTGAAAGATGAATTTTTGGCGCGGACGTCCCATGAGCTGCGCACTCCGCTGAACGGAATTATCGGGCTCAGTGAATCCATTTTGGACGGGATCGGGAATCCGGTGTCGGGCACGACGAGAAAGAATCTGCTGATGATCTTGGCTGTGGCCAAGCGTTTAAGCAACCGGATCAACGATTTGCTGGATTACTCCAAAGTAAAAAACCGGAAAATCGAGCTGCATGCAAAGGCGGTGGACGTTTCCCGTTTGGTGGAGGAAGTGGTCGCTGTATGCCAGTCTCTCGTGGACAAAAAAGTGGAGATCAGAAACCGGATTCAAGAGCCGTTGTGGGTCACAGGGGATGAGGCAAGGATCGAGCAAATTTTGTACAACCTCGTGGGCAATGCGAGCAAGTTTACGTCAAGGGGATATGTAGAGATTGCCGCGAGACGAGCGGGGCAAGCGGTCAAAATTTCCGTAAAAGATACGGGCAAAGGAGTGCCTCCGGATCGGATCGATGCGATTTTTCAACCGTATGAGCAGGCCGCTTCACCGGAGCAGGAGGGCATCGCAGGAACCGGCCTTGGTTTGCATATCACCAAATATTTGGTTGAATTGCATGGCGGTACGATAGAGGCAGAGTCGCAGCTAGAAACAGGCTCCATTTTTTCCTTTACGCTCCCCAGCGCTGCCACAGAAGCGGATGTCTCCAACGGATTCGAATGA
- a CDS encoding HAMP domain-containing protein, with translation MVEYRRGQYMYVVEGFPLDYRGREVSLPTEIENNHYQDLVEAFAEKTVKVSDLTYSDKWGAAVSTFVPLFDSEQNFIGVLGVDVDGTEIHQLMTEHRRQIIIITIISTIAGLLLVYLMTRYLLTPLQLLIHKIHRVKEGDLRTRLDCERNDEIGQLASAFNEMVSVFYFNQLKKKSDELQ, from the coding sequence ATGGTGGAATATCGGCGCGGGCAGTATATGTATGTAGTCGAAGGATTTCCATTGGATTATCGGGGCAGGGAAGTGTCCTTGCCGACGGAGATTGAGAATAATCACTATCAGGACCTGGTGGAAGCTTTTGCGGAAAAAACGGTCAAGGTGAGTGACTTAACCTACAGCGACAAGTGGGGGGCGGCTGTTTCTACCTTTGTCCCCTTGTTTGATTCGGAGCAGAATTTTATCGGGGTCCTGGGAGTCGATGTCGACGGCACCGAGATTCATCAGCTTATGACGGAACACAGACGGCAAATCATCATCATCACGATCATTTCCACCATAGCCGGATTGCTGTTGGTATATCTCATGACCAGGTATTTGCTTACTCCTTTGCAACTGCTCATTCACAAGATCCATCGAGTGAAAGAGGGCGATTTGCGTACAAGGCTGGACTGCGAGCGCAACGATGAAATCGGCCAGCTAGCATCTGCCTTTAATGAAATGGTATCTGTCTTTTATTTCAATCAATTGAAAAAGAAGTCGGATGAATTGCAATAG
- the glpT gene encoding glycerol-3-phosphate transporter, with protein sequence MLKLFRPAPPIDRLPAEQIDSEYKKLRLQVFLGIFIGYAAYYLIRKNFSLAMPYLIEEGFTKTELGFALSAISISYGISKFVMAIFSDRSNPRMFLPAGLILSALISLLMGVVPFFTSSVTIMFVMLFLNGWFQGMGWPPSGRVLVHWFSVSERGSKTAIWNVAHNVGGGLMAPLAVAGAAIFAGLSGNSAAGYEGVFILPALVAIVLAFLTYFLIRDTPQSVGLPPIEEYRNDYPTKTKKTFETELSTKEILFKYVLNNKWVWAIAIANIFVYFVRYGVLDWAPTYLSEEKGFDMNKSSVAYFLYEWAGIPGTLLCGWLSDKLFKGRRGPAGFVFMLGVLIAVLVYWFNPAGNSVVDMICLIAIGFLIYGPVMLIGLQALDFVPKKAAGTAAGLTGLFGYLGGTVTANALMGVIVDASGWDAGFMLLTASCVVAALVFALTWNVRGQEVVKNH encoded by the coding sequence ATGCTCAAACTGTTCAGGCCTGCACCGCCTATTGACAGATTGCCTGCTGAACAAATTGATTCGGAGTATAAAAAGCTCAGGCTTCAGGTGTTTCTCGGCATCTTCATTGGTTATGCGGCGTACTATCTCATCCGCAAAAACTTCTCGCTCGCCATGCCTTATTTGATCGAAGAAGGATTTACAAAAACAGAGCTTGGTTTTGCGTTATCCGCCATTTCGATTTCCTACGGGATCAGCAAGTTTGTCATGGCCATTTTTTCAGACCGAAGCAACCCGCGAATGTTCTTGCCTGCCGGTTTGATTCTTTCTGCACTTATCAGTTTGCTGATGGGCGTTGTTCCTTTCTTCACCTCGTCCGTCACGATCATGTTTGTGATGCTGTTTTTGAACGGTTGGTTCCAGGGAATGGGCTGGCCGCCATCCGGGCGCGTCCTCGTCCACTGGTTTAGCGTAAGTGAAAGAGGAAGCAAAACAGCGATTTGGAATGTAGCCCATAACGTTGGCGGAGGCTTGATGGCCCCCCTCGCTGTTGCAGGTGCAGCGATATTTGCCGGACTTTCCGGTAATTCCGCTGCCGGGTATGAAGGCGTCTTTATCCTGCCTGCTCTCGTTGCGATTGTCCTGGCATTCCTTACGTATTTCCTGATTCGCGATACTCCGCAGTCAGTCGGCCTGCCGCCGATTGAAGAATATCGCAATGACTACCCAACCAAGACGAAGAAAACATTTGAAACGGAATTGTCCACAAAAGAAATTCTTTTCAAATACGTGCTGAACAACAAATGGGTCTGGGCCATCGCGATTGCCAACATCTTCGTCTACTTCGTCCGTTACGGCGTTCTGGACTGGGCGCCGACCTATTTGAGCGAGGAAAAGGGCTTTGACATGAACAAGTCGAGCGTCGCCTACTTCCTGTACGAATGGGCAGGTATCCCGGGAACGCTCCTGTGCGGCTGGCTGTCCGACAAATTGTTCAAGGGCCGCCGTGGACCCGCAGGGTTTGTCTTTATGCTCGGTGTATTGATCGCGGTTCTGGTCTACTGGTTCAATCCGGCGGGCAATTCCGTGGTCGATATGATTTGCCTGATCGCAATCGGTTTCCTGATTTACGGCCCAGTCATGCTGATCGGTTTGCAAGCCCTTGATTTTGTTCCGAAAAAGGCTGCCGGAACCGCTGCAGGCCTGACAGGTCTGTTTGGTTACCTGGGCGGTACAGTCACAGCGAACGCCTTGATGGGGGTTATCGTTGACGCCTCCGGCTGGGATGCAGGATTCATGCTGCTGACCGCTTCGTGCGTAGTGGCTGCGCTTGTTTTTGCGCTGACGTGGAATGTGCGGGGGCAGGAAGTCGTTAAAAATCATTAA